The Ascaphus truei isolate aAscTru1 chromosome 3, aAscTru1.hap1, whole genome shotgun sequence genome includes a region encoding these proteins:
- the LOC142489535 gene encoding lysozyme g-like codes for MFSVLLTLAAFIGTVSASGCYGNVMDIPTTGASCATAQQDKLPYCGVRASERLAETDLKNMNKYKAKILAVARNKCVDGAVIAGIISRESRAGAVLINGWGDHYNAFGLMQIDKRYHKIRGAWNSEENISEGTQILIEMYSAIKKKFPRWSINELLKGAIAAYNAGPGNIRGYPEVDSRTTGHDYSNDVVARAKYYRKQGY; via the exons GCACTGTAAGTGCATCCGGATGCTATGGCAATGTCATGGATATTCCAACCACAGGAGCTTCTTGTGCAACTGCCCAACAAGACAAGCTGCCGTACTGTG GTGTCCGAGCTTCTGAAAGGCTGGCAGAGACGGACCTCAAAAACATGAACAAATATAAAGCTAAAATTCTAGCTGTGGCTCGGAACAAATGTGTGGACGGAGCTGTGATCGCTGGAATCATTTCCCGTGAATCTCGCGCTGGTGCTGTGCTGATCAATGGCTGGGGTGACCATTACAATGCTTTTGGTCTGATGCAG ATTGACAAAAGATACCACAAGATTCGTGGAGCTTGGAACAGTGAAGAGAATATTTCCGAGGGCACACAGATTCTTATTGAAATGTACAGTgccatcaagaaaaaattcccaaGATGGTCAATTAATGAACTCCTAAAAG GTGCAATTGCAGCCTACAATGCTGGTCCTGGAAACATCCGGGGTTACCCTGAAGTAGACAGTCGCACTACGGGACACGACTATTCCAATGACGTTGTTGCACGAGCAAAATATTACAGGAAACAGGGATACTAA